TGTCGGAAGCTCGTAAAGTTCCGGCCGAGTCGGTCGTTATGGTGTGCATTGGAGCCACCATCGGAAAATGTGGTTTGTGCGATCGCGATATAACGACGAACCAGCAAGTCAATGCACTCGTTCCATTCGGTGACGCATACTACAGGTTCCTGTACTTTCAGATGCGCACTGAGACATTTCAGCGACTTGTAATTTCGAGTTCGGCACAGGCGACATTGCCAATCATCAGCAAGTCATAATGGAGTGCCTTGACGATGGCGTTGCCCGAACAACTTGCAGACCAGAAGCGAATTGCCGTGGCACTCGAATCACTTTCGAAGGAAGCCCAACGCCTCGAATCTCTATACCAACGAAAGCTCGCCGCCCTGGACGAGCTTAAGAAATCGCTGCTGCACCGGGCATTTAGCGGGGAGCTGTAAGATGGCACGACTGTTGCGGCAGGACAAGAAATGGCTGCTCGCAATTGCGAGAAAGATCGCCCAAGATCTGAAAGCCCGTAGCGGCGGAACCCAACTTCGTATCCGCGTGCCATCTAGATCGAGCCGGACAAACTCCGATGGCTGGGCTGTCGTTATTGGCGACCTCGGCCCGGGTCAAGCGAAGTTGGATGTTTGGCTCGATCGCTTCGCCTGCCACGACGATCGGAAACTCTATGCGGGCTTTCGTGCGCCAATGAAGGCAACGATCGACCAAATCAAGCGGCGAGTTTCTCGGAGGCTGTGGCCGGTACGTCAGATTGGCGTGAAGGAAACAATGGTGAATGGATATTTTGCATTAACCGAGCCATTACCTCGCTCTGAGTTTAAGGTGCCGATCCTGGAGTATTATCCCGGCGGGGAAACATACTACGGAATCTTCGACACGACTCAATACCGCGACCAGAGCGGATCCGCATTCCGTCGTCGAGCAGTTGCCTTTTTCGAAGACGTGGCCCGAGAGCTGCCGCTTGCGAGCCCGCCTGACGACGAGCACGACGTGTTCCCGCGCTGTGAAAATCGGAGGCGAGTCGCCTCCCATCTGAAGCGCGAGCGCAGCAGACTTTTGGCAACTGAATGCAAGCTACGCGACCGTTACGTTTGCCAAGTATGCGGCTTGTGTTTCGAAGAACTCTACGGTCCTCTTGGAAAAGACTTCGCAGAGGCGCATCACCTCGTGCCTCTGGGAAGGCTAACAAGTACGACGGTGACGCGACTTGAAGACTTGACTACAGTGTGCGCAAACTGTCATAGGATGATCCATCGCATGGACGGTGTGCGGTCTGACTTCGTCAAACTTAGGGCGATCGTACGAAAGCTGCGGCGAAGGCATTGAGAATTAGTCGACATCATCTTTGACTACTTACTGCGATTGCTCCATGAACGAAGCCGAAACCCGTGCCGAGTATATCGATCCGGCGTTGGCTGCCGCCGGGTGGGGCGTCGTCGAGGGGAGCCGGGTGCGGCGGGAGTTTCCCATTACACAGGGTCGCCTGGAAGGCTATGGGCGGCGCGGCAAGGCGCTCACGGCCGACTATGTGCTGATCTACCGCAACACGAAACTCGCCGTCGTCGAGGCCAAGGCCTGGGACGAAGCCCTCACCGAAGGCGTGGCGCAGGCCAAGCAGTACGCTCAAAAGCTGGCGATCCGCTTCAGTTATTCCACGAACGGACAGGGTCTCTACGGCATCGACATGCGCGCCGGGACCGAGGGGGAGCTAACGAGCTATCCCACGCCGGAGGAACTCTGGAACCGGACCTTCGCCGACGAAAATGCCTGGCGCGACCGCTTCGCGGCGATCCCCTTCGAAGACCGCGGCGGCTATTACGATTTGCGGTACTACCAGGACATCGCCATCGAGCGCGTGCTGGAAGCGATCATCGCCGGCAAACAGCGGATGCTACTTACGCTGGCGACCGGCACCGGCAAAACGTTCATCGCGTTTCAAATCGCCTGGAAGCTGTTTCAAAGCCGTTGGAACTTGAGTCGGGAACCATCGCGCCGACCGCGGATTCTGTTCCTTGCCGACCGGAACATCCTCGCGAACCAGGCCTACAACGCCTTCTCGGCATTCCCC
The sequence above is drawn from the Planctomycetia bacterium genome and encodes:
- a CDS encoding HNH endonuclease, translating into MARLLRQDKKWLLAIARKIAQDLKARSGGTQLRIRVPSRSSRTNSDGWAVVIGDLGPGQAKLDVWLDRFACHDDRKLYAGFRAPMKATIDQIKRRVSRRLWPVRQIGVKETMVNGYFALTEPLPRSEFKVPILEYYPGGETYYGIFDTTQYRDQSGSAFRRRAVAFFEDVARELPLASPPDDEHDVFPRCENRRRVASHLKRERSRLLATECKLRDRYVCQVCGLCFEELYGPLGKDFAEAHHLVPLGRLTSTTVTRLEDLTTVCANCHRMIHRMDGVRSDFVKLRAIVRKLRRRH